The Fervidobacterium pennivorans DNA segment CAAGTTACAAGCCAGGTGACATAGTTTTAGTTAAGGATGTTATAAACCTTATGTTCCGAAATCCTCTGAGAGGTCCAAATGATGAAGATATAGGTCCAAGGTTTCCAGACATGCTTGGAGTTTTTGACAGAACATGGATGGAAAAAGTAAAGAGCGTCTTTCAAGACATGAACGAGGGAGTCTATCTAGCTGTAACCGGTCCTACTTATGAGACACCGGCGGAAATAAGAGCTTTTAGAAAACTCGGTGCTGACTTAGTAGGAATGTCGACAGTTCCAGAAGTAATCGCTTGTGCACACGCCGGTATAAAGGTTTTAGTATTCTCTTGTGCCACAAATATGGCAGCCGGTATACTTGACCAGCCTTTGTCGCATGAGGAAGTTGTTGAGGTTGCTAACAAGGTGAAAGAAAGATTCACAGAAGTAATCAAGAAAGCATTGGAGGTGCTCGAATGAATCGCGATTTCCTTTCGATAGTAGGCGAACTTAATCTTGCTAAAAAAATTTTAGTTGTTGGGCATATAATGCCTGATGGCGATGATATAAGCTCAGTTCTGAGTGCTACGTTAGGGCTTCAAAAACTAGGCAAGGAAGTTGTGGCATGTATCGACTGGAGAATTCCTTGGTATTTTTACGAGTTTGATGAGACGAATCTTATTAAAGGTTACGACGAAGTGGTTAACAGCGGTTTTGAACCAGATTTTATGCTAATCGTTGATGCATCAAGTCCTGATAGAATTGGACGGTTTCAAGAGTTTCTTGGGAAAGTAACAACGGCTGTAGTGGACCATCATGGTACAAATACACTTTTTGGAACTCTGAATTGGGTTGATACAAAGTTTGGTTCTACGGCTCAGATGATTCTCAGAATTAACACTGAACTTGGTGTATCATACGATGAAAGACTTGCTACAATCAATCTTATGGGAATAGCCACGGACACAGGCTTTTTCAGGTACTCCAACGCAGACGAAATTGTCTTTTCGGATGCGACAAAACTTGTTTCTATGGGCGGAAAAGCATATTTAGTTTCGAGGATTTTTGAAAATAAGAGAATCGAACAGTTTAAACTACTGTCGACGATGGTGGAGCATATTTGCACAGAAAACGATGGAAAGATAGTCTATTCTTACCTTTCGAAAAAAGATTACGAATCAAACAACTGCACGGAAGATGACAGTGGTGGCTTTGTTGGGGAATTACGTTCAATACAGGGCGTAGAACTTGCAATTTTCTTTTCTGAATATGAAAAGAATGAGGTACATATAAGCTTCCGCTCCAAGGATTGGTTTGACTGCAGTAAGCTTGCAGTTCTTTTAGGCGGCGGTGGACATCCAAGAGCCGCAGGATGTACGCTGAAAGGAGAATTATCCGTTATCGTAGAACAAGTTGTTAGAGAAGCTAAATTGATGTTTAGCACACAATTAGAGGCTGTTAAGAATATTTAGAATATTTAGATGCCCAACATTACCAACAAGACAAAATAGCTTTAAGTCTTTGTTGATATCGCTTTTCTTAATTTCCAGGGGGGATAACTACGCGTTTAAACTGCAACCTGGCACTCATTAGAGATTTACTTTGTAAAGAAGAGATTACCGAAACAGACGACGGAAGGGACTTAAAATGGACTTTTGACAGCGGTTTTGTTAACAACTTTCACGACTTTGTAGTCCATTTAAACAGTTACACATTTTCTAAGAGATTTTTGCTCCCTGTTAGAGTAGAACGTGCAGATAAAAATATCTCAGTATTCTTCAGATACTCAGGTGAGAAGCATATTGTAACCTCATCTGGTGAATTAGTCTCGCTATCTTACGAGGAACGAAAGAGACTCATAGAATCAATCTTAAGAATTGCAAAGTTTGTCTTGCTTGGTAATATCCCTCCGTTTCCTGCTATAAGCTTGTTCGATATCTACACATACGCAGGAGAATTTTTCTTTAGACCTCCCTTAATCTTTAGTTCGGAATTTTACAAACAGTTATTGGATAGCTCCAAAATGGTGAAATCATCAGATGGTTTTAACTGTGTTTTTGTTGACGAAGAGTATCTTAAAAATGGCATCTACGATAAAAATTCAACAATGCGGATTTTGGCTGAGATTATTGAACTTTTCGATGAAAACGGAGAAAAAGCAAGTATAGTTTCAAAACTTAAGAACAGTAGCATTACCGTTGTTGATTTAGAAAAAGATATGTTAAGTGATGACACACTTTACAGGATAATTTCAGAAATCACAATTGCTGAGAAAAACTACACAGTGGTCCAAATTGATACTGAAGGATACTATCGTTTATTTAAGGATTACATCGCAAGAATTGATTACCACTTTACAGAAAAAAATGAGACGATATTTTATATAGGCGATGATTTTACAAACGTTGTAAGACAGTTGCTTTTGAAAAAAAGGAATGAATTAACGCAAGAAGAATTCTCAGGCTTGGTGAAGTGCTTATATTCAGTTTGCAAATTTGACACAACGGTTGGTGAACTAATTAATATTTTCAAGAGATTCGGGAGGATAACACTGATTGTCAAAGATGTTGACGAACCGCATTACCTTGTAAGACGATTCTTAGAGATTTTGAAGAATTCTGAAATTAAAACGGTGGTTTTGACTTACAAATCAAAGCAACCGGATAAAAAATTCATTATTGAAATACCAGGGAAGAAGTTATCTGACAAAGATATTGAAGCAAAACTTTCACGTGTGGCGGAAGACTTGCTGTTGATAAAAACCTTAGGGAAGGAATTTGATAGGCAAGACCTGATGATATTCAGTTCAGTAACAGGCAAAGATGGAGAAAGTATGCTAAGAAAACTCATAGAAGAACAATTAGTAAGGTCGGACGATGGTGAGTACATAGTTGATCACGATTTGACATCTCGAATAGAAGATGACGCGCAATTAAAACTAATTCATGAGATGATGGCAAAAGAGTACAGTAGACACATTAGTCCATATAATCAATACGCGCTTAAAGCTGCTTTTCACTACCTGCGGGCTGGTAGGGAACTATCTGCAGCAGTTACTTATCTTAGGTTTGTGAAGATAGGATTGGAAAAATACACATTTTCTCCTTCTTTTCTGTCGGATACTTTATACGAAGCTTACGAAATCTTAAAGAAAAATTGTAAAGAAGAATCATATGCATTCCACAAGTTGAGACTTGAACTTGAAAATCGAGCAGGAATTAGTTTAAATTTTAAAAGCATACAGCTTCCAGAAAAAAGAATTTTTACTTACCTGAAAGCACTTGAACTATTCGTTGAAGAAAAGTATTTAGACTGTGTTTCTTATATTGACGATATTTTGAGGTCCTTCGAACTAACAAAATACAAGTCATTAAAACTATCTTTTATCAAGGAAAGAGCATACTTGTCGTATTACGATAAACTATCAGATACTGGTCCTGACGTTGAAGAAATTCAAAAGATTAAAATTTGGAACGAAAAATGGGCCGAGTTAAAGGCGGAATGGTTATGGTTAATTGGCAATGCTTTGGTATACACGAATAGGAAGAAAGCTACAGTGTTTTTAAACCAAGCACTGGAGATTGCTAATCAGTACAGTTTGAAACATCTTTTAGTAAGCATATATAACTCATTTGGTATAGCGTACCATGGATACCTACTCTCCATAGTGTATTTCAAAGAAGCCATAAAAATAGTGGGTGAAATTGGGTACACGCGCCGCAGTTTGACCCAGAGGCTTAACCTGGCACATGAGTTACTTTATTTTGGAAAGTTCAAAGAACTATTTACCGAGTTTTCCTTGTTAGAAAACTCTCACAAAGATTACTTAAGTTATTCTGATTTATCCTTCTTGTACAGACTCCATGGTATGGTTTATTCATATCTGCAGCGTTACGAAGAAGGTTTAAGATACTTTAAGAAAGCTTTTGAAATTGAATCTGAGAAAAAGTTACCTCATCACTCTTTGCGAGGATTGATTCTCCATGAAATGCTTTGCGGGAATAGAGAAAATGCAAAAGAATTGATCCAAAAACACCACGACGATCCAGCAATTCATGCAAGAGCCTTTGAATATTTCACCGCAATGATAATGGCTAAGGATGATGAGGAATTCTTTAGAGCGTGGAATGATTATATTACATCGAATTACACTTTGCTGAGAGAAGAGATTTTATACCTATTTGTAGAGCAAATCTACAAGGTCGACAAAGAGAGATTGGCTGATGAGCTTGACAAATGGGACAGTTTCTATACTTCGGAAATGACAAAACTCTCTTTGCTTTACATACTTCTGGCTAAGCAAAAATATTATGAGCTAATTCAAAATGAGATCAAACGCGATTTAGTAAAGCTAAGAATCGCAAGGATTGTTTTTGATTTGGAAATTGAAAAAGACTTTGAGCAGCCTTTGAAGGATATTTTGTTTGTTGATTTCCAAAGAAATGCAGTGGAAAACGAGATAGTTGATACACTCGAGATATTAAAATCAATCGACCAAAAGACAGGTTTGGATGAATTTCTAATGATACTTTCAAATATATTGATTAATCTTTTCGAGCCCAATCATGTTTTTGTATCAGTGAGGGATAAAAAGACGAATCTAAGAGCATCTATAGGCATTGCGACATCTGATGAAAAGAAAAGCATTGTTACATTTGACCCTCTCGAGGTGCATATCAAGGATAATATAGACAAGGATAGCGATTATCTAATATTCTTCTCAAGCAACCGTTCAGTGTTGTCGGAAGAAGAGAAAAAGGATATATGGGATAAGATAACTTTGTTGGATGAGTTATTTGCAAGTCAAGTAAGAGGCATAATATATAGAGAAAGGGCAACGAGGGATGTTTTGACAGGGCTATACAACAGATGGAGATTTTTGGAAATTCTTCAAGAATACATGGAAGAACCCGCTGTTTCACGAAAGGAAAAAGAAGTAACTGTCTTTATAGCGGATATAGACAATTTCAAGAAAATTAATGATACTTACGGTCATTTGACTGGTGATATGGTGCTGAAAAATATTGCTACTATTTTGAAAGATGACATTGGAGAGAACGGGATTGTTGCAAGATACGGAGGTGAAGAATTCGTTGGTGCGATGAAAGTAGACAAAGCAAGGTGTGTTGAAATATGTGAAGGCGTTCGAAGGGCAATAGAAAAGACTTCCTATGATATTTTCGGGTTTCAAGTAACGATTAGTTTTGGAATTGCATCTTCTTTTGAGAAACAGAACATAACTGAGCTGATAGGACTTGCAGATAATAGATTGTACATTGCTAAAGAGACCGGGAAAAACAGAGTCTGTTTTTCCTAAGAGCTTGTTGAAAGTTTTTAGTTTAAATTTAGCGGGAGGCGTGGTATAGGTTGGAAATACTCGAATACATTGGTGATACCTACTGGAGCAGTGATTATATCGTTGAAATTCAGGGTTACAAAAAAGTAGCGAAATTCGTAGAAAAAAGCTTGATTAAAAGTAAGGCAGATGCTATTCTGCGTTCAGGACTAGCTCGCAACGTTTACGGGCTTATAGTTCCTGAAATCTTTTATTTTGAAGAGGGCGAACGAGATATTCTTGTATATGATATTCCTTCGTATGATTCTATTAG contains these protein-coding regions:
- a CDS encoding DHH family phosphoesterase, with translation MNRDFLSIVGELNLAKKILVVGHIMPDGDDISSVLSATLGLQKLGKEVVACIDWRIPWYFYEFDETNLIKGYDEVVNSGFEPDFMLIVDASSPDRIGRFQEFLGKVTTAVVDHHGTNTLFGTLNWVDTKFGSTAQMILRINTELGVSYDERLATINLMGIATDTGFFRYSNADEIVFSDATKLVSMGGKAYLVSRIFENKRIEQFKLLSTMVEHICTENDGKIVYSYLSKKDYESNNCTEDDSGGFVGELRSIQGVELAIFFSEYEKNEVHISFRSKDWFDCSKLAVLLGGGGHPRAAGCTLKGELSVIVEQVVREAKLMFSTQLEAVKNI
- a CDS encoding purine-nucleoside phosphorylase — encoded protein: MDKRVKEAYKYIASKISSKPKVALILGSGLGFLANGVKNATHISYKDIPSFPYSTAPGHEGKLIFGELFGKEVVVLNGRFHIYEGWNPSDIKVVIHTLKLLGIERMLITNAAGAINTSYKPGDIVLVKDVINLMFRNPLRGPNDEDIGPRFPDMLGVFDRTWMEKVKSVFQDMNEGVYLAVTGPTYETPAEIRAFRKLGADLVGMSTVPEVIACAHAGIKVLVFSCATNMAAGILDQPLSHEEVVEVANKVKERFTEVIKKALEVLE
- a CDS encoding tetratricopeptide repeat-containing diguanylate cyclase, giving the protein MLPVRVERADKNISVFFRYSGEKHIVTSSGELVSLSYEERKRLIESILRIAKFVLLGNIPPFPAISLFDIYTYAGEFFFRPPLIFSSEFYKQLLDSSKMVKSSDGFNCVFVDEEYLKNGIYDKNSTMRILAEIIELFDENGEKASIVSKLKNSSITVVDLEKDMLSDDTLYRIISEITIAEKNYTVVQIDTEGYYRLFKDYIARIDYHFTEKNETIFYIGDDFTNVVRQLLLKKRNELTQEEFSGLVKCLYSVCKFDTTVGELINIFKRFGRITLIVKDVDEPHYLVRRFLEILKNSEIKTVVLTYKSKQPDKKFIIEIPGKKLSDKDIEAKLSRVAEDLLLIKTLGKEFDRQDLMIFSSVTGKDGESMLRKLIEEQLVRSDDGEYIVDHDLTSRIEDDAQLKLIHEMMAKEYSRHISPYNQYALKAAFHYLRAGRELSAAVTYLRFVKIGLEKYTFSPSFLSDTLYEAYEILKKNCKEESYAFHKLRLELENRAGISLNFKSIQLPEKRIFTYLKALELFVEEKYLDCVSYIDDILRSFELTKYKSLKLSFIKERAYLSYYDKLSDTGPDVEEIQKIKIWNEKWAELKAEWLWLIGNALVYTNRKKATVFLNQALEIANQYSLKHLLVSIYNSFGIAYHGYLLSIVYFKEAIKIVGEIGYTRRSLTQRLNLAHELLYFGKFKELFTEFSLLENSHKDYLSYSDLSFLYRLHGMVYSYLQRYEEGLRYFKKAFEIESEKKLPHHSLRGLILHEMLCGNRENAKELIQKHHDDPAIHARAFEYFTAMIMAKDDEEFFRAWNDYITSNYTLLREEILYLFVEQIYKVDKERLADELDKWDSFYTSEMTKLSLLYILLAKQKYYELIQNEIKRDLVKLRIARIVFDLEIEKDFEQPLKDILFVDFQRNAVENEIVDTLEILKSIDQKTGLDEFLMILSNILINLFEPNHVFVSVRDKKTNLRASIGIATSDEKKSIVTFDPLEVHIKDNIDKDSDYLIFFSSNRSVLSEEEKKDIWDKITLLDELFASQVRGIIYRERATRDVLTGLYNRWRFLEILQEYMEEPAVSRKEKEVTVFIADIDNFKKINDTYGHLTGDMVLKNIATILKDDIGENGIVARYGGEEFVGAMKVDKARCVEICEGVRRAIEKTSYDIFGFQVTISFGIASSFEKQNITELIGLADNRLYIAKETGKNRVCFS